The following proteins come from a genomic window of Geomonas sp. RF6:
- a CDS encoding iron-containing alcohol dehydrogenase — MALADEVFDFFIPSITKMGVGAVKQLGSAAKYLGAQKALIVTDQGLVKLGVADQMKKLLEDSGIAAVIYGGAEPNPTDKNVREGVKIYKESKCDALVSLGGGSSHDCAKGIGIVVSNGGDIREYAGIDTVPKALPPFIAINTTAGTASEMTRFAVITNTDTHVKMIFATARITPAIAINDPVLMVGMPPALTAATGMDALTHAIEAYVAALANPVTDACALAAIRLVAEWLSPAVANGDNLMARDKMAYAEYLAGMAFNNAGIGIVHAMAHQPGALLNKPHGVCNAILLPHGCSFNLIACPQRFADIAEAMGVDITGLMPMEAAEKGVEAIRKLSASVGIPAGLSAIGVKESDIPVLAESAFKDICCLFNPRKIRPDDIVELYKQAM, encoded by the coding sequence ATGGCACTAGCAGACGAGGTCTTCGATTTCTTTATCCCTTCAATTACCAAAATGGGCGTGGGCGCAGTAAAGCAGCTCGGCTCGGCAGCCAAATATCTCGGCGCGCAAAAGGCGCTCATCGTCACCGACCAGGGGCTGGTGAAGCTCGGGGTGGCGGACCAGATGAAGAAGCTTCTGGAGGATTCCGGGATCGCCGCAGTCATCTACGGCGGCGCCGAACCGAACCCGACCGACAAAAACGTCCGCGAGGGGGTGAAGATCTACAAGGAGAGCAAGTGCGACGCGCTCGTCAGCCTCGGCGGCGGCAGCTCCCATGACTGCGCCAAGGGGATCGGGATCGTCGTCTCCAATGGCGGCGATATCCGCGAGTATGCCGGTATCGACACGGTGCCGAAAGCGCTCCCGCCGTTCATAGCGATCAACACGACCGCCGGGACCGCGAGCGAGATGACCCGCTTTGCGGTAATCACCAACACCGACACCCACGTAAAGATGATCTTTGCCACCGCGCGGATCACCCCGGCCATCGCCATAAACGATCCTGTCCTCATGGTGGGAATGCCTCCGGCACTTACCGCCGCCACCGGCATGGACGCCCTCACGCACGCCATCGAGGCGTACGTTGCGGCACTCGCCAATCCGGTAACCGACGCCTGCGCCCTTGCAGCGATCCGTCTCGTGGCCGAGTGGCTCTCCCCGGCGGTGGCAAACGGCGACAACCTGATGGCGCGCGACAAGATGGCCTATGCCGAGTACCTCGCGGGGATGGCATTCAACAACGCCGGCATCGGTATCGTGCACGCCATGGCGCACCAGCCGGGCGCGCTCCTCAACAAGCCGCACGGCGTGTGCAACGCGATCCTCCTGCCGCACGGCTGCAGCTTCAACCTTATCGCCTGCCCGCAGCGTTTTGCCGACATTGCAGAGGCGATGGGAGTGGATATCACCGGGCTCATGCCGATGGAAGCAGCAGAAAAAGGGGTGGAGGCGATCAGGAAGCTCTCCGCGTCGGTGGGGATCCCTGCAGGTCTTTCCGCTATCGGAGTGAAGGAGAGCGATATACCGGTCCTCGCCGAGAGCGCCTTCAAGGACATCTGCTGCCTCTTCAACCCGCGCAAGATAAGGCCTGACGACATCGTCGAGCTGTACAAGCAGGCGATGTAG
- a CDS encoding transporter, which yields MKKILVALMLCTGLALPDLSFAANARDYIPAPPGTFLFCSYFKHITAHKLYSDGNRVSSDFNLSENIGIFRPVYYTSIAPKALYGNGPFTIDPQSLVVFGDAELDGSATGQTNLSDSGFADPVLLTTFWFVNAPEDKLWVGFTPYVTMPLGSYDRTRGLNLGANRWVIRPEIGIVKGIGDRAYVDLVFNGDFFTDNDDYGTGADRGKLEQDPLFGFETHASYDITKQWFVSLDYYYNRGGETKVNGVKQNDEQENHGLGLSFFWGVGDHNQLMIEYRDDFSVKSGPGTNTFTARWAYFF from the coding sequence ATGAAGAAGATACTGGTTGCCCTAATGCTCTGCACAGGTCTCGCACTGCCCGACCTCTCCTTTGCGGCAAACGCAAGGGACTACATTCCGGCGCCCCCGGGAACCTTTCTATTCTGCTCCTACTTCAAGCACATCACAGCGCACAAGCTGTACAGCGACGGAAACAGGGTGAGCAGCGACTTCAACCTGTCCGAGAACATCGGCATCTTCAGGCCGGTCTACTACACCTCCATCGCCCCGAAGGCACTCTACGGCAACGGCCCCTTCACCATCGACCCGCAGTCGCTCGTTGTCTTTGGCGACGCGGAACTGGACGGCTCTGCAACGGGGCAGACAAATCTCTCCGACTCCGGCTTTGCCGATCCTGTTCTCCTCACCACCTTCTGGTTCGTCAATGCTCCCGAAGACAAATTATGGGTAGGATTCACCCCGTACGTCACCATGCCGCTCGGCTCATATGACCGGACCCGCGGGCTCAACCTCGGCGCGAACCGCTGGGTCATCAGGCCCGAGATCGGCATCGTGAAGGGGATCGGCGATCGCGCGTATGTGGACCTCGTCTTCAACGGCGACTTCTTCACGGACAACGACGACTACGGGACCGGGGCGGACCGCGGGAAACTGGAGCAGGATCCGCTGTTCGGCTTCGAAACCCACGCAAGCTACGATATCACGAAGCAGTGGTTCGTGTCGCTGGACTACTACTACAACAGGGGCGGGGAAACGAAGGTGAATGGCGTGAAACAAAATGACGAGCAGGAAAATCACGGGCTCGGGCTATCATTCTTCTGGGGGGTGGGGGATCACAACCAGCTGATGATCGAGTACAGGGACGACTTCTCCGTGAAGAGCGGTCCGGGAACCAATACCTTCACCGCACGCTGGGCGTACTTCTTCTAA
- a CDS encoding anaerobic ribonucleoside-triphosphate reductase — translation MKRLTAITAQLLVILCLLFSVCAGCRHLQKGETERCPSCGLEYPAGTKHDCNGKHKE, via the coding sequence ATGAAGCGCCTCACCGCCATTACCGCCCAGTTGCTAGTGATACTGTGCCTGCTCTTCTCCGTCTGCGCCGGCTGCCGGCATCTGCAGAAGGGGGAGACGGAGCGCTGCCCGTCCTGCGGACTCGAGTATCCTGCCGGAACGAAGCACGACTGCAACGGCAAGCACAAGGAGTAA
- a CDS encoding ABC transporter substrate-binding protein: MKKGFIAVFLVIALLVPMTVFAAAVKIGVINSMTGPEAPIGENLTNGIKLAQEDLKKKGINVDLVWEDDTGKPQIAMSAMEKLATRENVAGVVGPYTSACANAVAKLSEKYKVPLLVPAAAKEEITRQGYKWVYRMNAPADVYASVLIDATMSLGKPKTIAFIYENTDFGTSTTKTAKEYVMKKGLQVVADEPYSKGSPDYRSTLTKIKAKKPDLVFMVSYVADAILLMRQAREIGLQPQAFLGGGAGFTTVQFAKEKEISNCVLSCTQWTDDVSWPGARDFGARYKAKFGKEPTYHAACAYESMMIMAQTAAQSAGDREKTRAALKAGKWNGIMGEVRFADYAGFTNQNNHQMLVQQIQEGKYETVYPKQFATKKTVYPFPAWK; the protein is encoded by the coding sequence ATGAAAAAGGGGTTTATTGCTGTCTTTCTGGTAATTGCGCTTCTTGTGCCCATGACTGTTTTCGCCGCCGCCGTGAAGATCGGGGTCATCAACTCCATGACCGGTCCGGAGGCCCCGATCGGTGAGAACCTCACCAACGGGATCAAGCTCGCCCAGGAGGACCTGAAGAAGAAAGGGATCAACGTCGATCTCGTGTGGGAGGACGATACGGGGAAACCGCAGATAGCAATGAGCGCCATGGAAAAGCTCGCCACCAGGGAGAACGTGGCAGGGGTCGTGGGGCCGTACACCTCCGCCTGTGCCAACGCGGTCGCGAAGCTCTCGGAAAAGTACAAGGTCCCGCTTCTGGTTCCCGCTGCGGCGAAGGAGGAGATCACCCGCCAGGGGTACAAGTGGGTCTACCGCATGAACGCTCCCGCTGACGTGTACGCCTCTGTCCTCATCGATGCCACCATGAGCCTCGGAAAACCGAAGACGATTGCCTTCATCTACGAAAATACCGACTTCGGCACCTCCACCACGAAAACTGCGAAGGAGTACGTGATGAAGAAGGGGCTGCAGGTGGTGGCGGACGAGCCGTACTCCAAAGGCTCCCCCGACTACCGCTCCACCCTCACGAAGATCAAGGCGAAGAAGCCGGACCTCGTTTTCATGGTCTCCTACGTGGCCGACGCCATTCTCCTCATGCGCCAGGCGCGCGAGATCGGGCTGCAGCCGCAGGCTTTCCTCGGCGGCGGCGCCGGGTTCACCACCGTGCAGTTCGCCAAGGAGAAGGAGATCTCCAACTGTGTCCTCTCCTGCACCCAGTGGACAGACGACGTGAGCTGGCCCGGGGCGCGCGACTTCGGCGCCCGCTACAAGGCGAAGTTCGGGAAGGAGCCGACCTACCACGCGGCGTGCGCCTACGAATCGATGATGATCATGGCGCAGACAGCGGCGCAGAGCGCAGGGGACCGGGAAAAGACCCGGGCCGCGCTGAAAGCTGGAAAGTGGAACGGCATCATGGGTGAGGTCCGCTTTGCCGACTATGCGGGGTTCACCAACCAGAACAACCACCAGATGCTGGTGCAGCAGATCCAGGAAGGGAAGTACGAGACGGTTTACCCGAAGCAGTTCGCCACGAAGAAGACGGTATACCCCTTCCCCGCGTGGAAGTAG
- a CDS encoding branched-chain amino acid ABC transporter permease, translating to MIVFFQSLLSGVLIGGVYALIGIGLTIIFGVMRIINFAHGDIMMIGMYLAYNLFTLAGVDPFLSIVIIVPVMFLFGALLQKLFINRILNALPQNQILLTIGLGLIMSNTMMLIFTSDYKILSTTYSSSSVNLFGISISEPLAISFAITAAITAALYWFFLKTDTGQAIRATAQDREAAQLMGINVKRMSIIACGVGAALAGTAGALISPTYYIFPQIGSAFTLKAFVITVLGGMGSVLGATLGGVVIGIAESMGAVYISSGWKDVVVFILFLLILLFKPSGLMGKSRT from the coding sequence ATGATCGTCTTTTTCCAGTCACTGCTGAGCGGAGTCCTTATCGGCGGGGTCTATGCCCTGATCGGCATCGGGCTCACCATTATTTTCGGGGTCATGCGCATCATCAACTTCGCCCACGGCGACATCATGATGATCGGCATGTACCTCGCCTACAACCTTTTCACCCTGGCGGGGGTGGACCCGTTCCTCTCCATCGTCATCATCGTGCCGGTCATGTTCCTCTTCGGCGCGCTGCTGCAAAAGCTCTTCATCAACAGGATCCTGAACGCCCTGCCGCAAAACCAGATACTCCTCACCATCGGGCTCGGGCTCATCATGAGCAACACCATGATGCTCATCTTCACCTCCGACTACAAGATCCTCTCCACCACCTACTCCTCCAGCAGCGTGAACCTCTTCGGGATCTCCATCTCCGAGCCGCTGGCGATCTCCTTTGCCATCACCGCAGCGATCACCGCGGCGCTCTACTGGTTCTTCCTGAAGACAGACACGGGGCAGGCGATCCGCGCCACGGCGCAGGACCGTGAGGCGGCGCAGCTCATGGGGATCAACGTGAAACGGATGTCGATCATCGCCTGCGGCGTGGGGGCGGCGCTCGCCGGGACCGCCGGTGCGCTCATATCGCCCACCTACTACATATTCCCGCAGATCGGCAGCGCCTTCACCCTCAAGGCCTTCGTCATCACCGTACTCGGGGGGATGGGGAGCGTCCTTGGCGCCACCCTCGGCGGAGTCGTCATCGGAATCGCCGAGTCGATGGGGGCGGTGTACATCTCCAGCGGCTGGAAGGACGTGGTGGTCTTCATCCTCTTCCTGCTGATACTTCTCTTCAAGCCCTCCGGCCTGATGGGCAAATCACGCACCTAG
- a CDS encoding branched-chain amino acid ABC transporter permease, translating into MTTDAIAKNDYMKFVTPALTCVILAGLFLFPRFVDNPYALHLMILLFMSTIMGQSWNIVGGYAGQYSVGHAAYFGAGAYTTMVLMQQWHIPPWYGVLGGMAVALVVALVIGSICFRLRGPYFVLASIAVAEILRLSAMNLKDFTNGAEGILATDIPPLTVGGQVVTDFLSKVPFYYMGLLLVILTVVVTYGVQHSKLGYCLQAIREDQDAAHSLGINLTLYKNVALTISALLTSLAGSLYAVYIGFIDPPTVLGLDISVQIVLICIIGGIGTLYGPVVGSLVLVPLSEALRSNLISEAIFSTGIVTESSAVGTFLKENLAHAHALIYGVLVVIVILFMPDGVLGFLRKLMAKRGNGGRVGAPSVCQAKETSGGAA; encoded by the coding sequence GTGACAACTGATGCGATCGCCAAGAATGACTACATGAAGTTTGTTACCCCGGCCCTCACCTGCGTCATCCTGGCCGGGCTTTTCCTCTTTCCCAGGTTCGTGGACAACCCCTACGCCCTGCACCTCATGATCCTTCTCTTCATGAGCACGATCATGGGGCAGAGCTGGAACATCGTCGGGGGGTACGCCGGGCAGTACTCCGTCGGCCACGCCGCCTATTTCGGGGCGGGAGCCTACACCACCATGGTCCTCATGCAGCAGTGGCATATCCCCCCCTGGTACGGCGTCCTCGGCGGGATGGCGGTCGCCCTCGTGGTGGCGCTTGTCATCGGCTCCATCTGCTTCAGGCTGCGCGGGCCGTACTTCGTTCTCGCCTCCATTGCTGTGGCGGAGATCCTGCGTCTGAGCGCCATGAACCTGAAGGATTTCACCAACGGCGCGGAAGGGATTCTCGCCACCGACATCCCTCCCCTGACGGTCGGCGGGCAGGTGGTTACCGACTTTCTGAGCAAGGTCCCCTTCTACTACATGGGGCTTTTGCTGGTGATCCTTACCGTCGTCGTGACCTACGGCGTGCAGCACTCAAAGCTCGGCTACTGCCTGCAGGCGATACGGGAGGACCAGGACGCGGCGCACTCACTCGGCATCAACCTGACCCTGTACAAAAACGTCGCCCTCACCATCTCCGCGCTCCTCACCTCGCTGGCAGGGAGCCTGTACGCCGTGTACATCGGCTTCATCGACCCTCCCACCGTGCTCGGCCTGGACATCTCCGTGCAGATCGTCCTTATCTGCATCATCGGAGGGATCGGCACCCTGTACGGCCCTGTGGTTGGCTCCCTGGTGCTCGTCCCCCTCTCCGAGGCGCTGCGCAGCAACCTCATCTCCGAGGCGATCTTCAGCACGGGGATCGTCACCGAATCGTCGGCGGTCGGCACCTTCCTGAAGGAAAACCTGGCACACGCACACGCCCTGATCTACGGCGTTCTCGTGGTGATAGTCATACTCTTCATGCCGGACGGGGTGCTCGGTTTCCTGAGGAAGCTGATGGCGAAGCGGGGGAACGGCGGAAGAGTCGGCGCCCCGAGCGTGTGCCAGGCGAAAGAGACGAGCGGGGGGGCGGCGTGA
- a CDS encoding ABC transporter ATP-binding protein: MAILEIKHVSKFFGGLAANADVSFEVAEGSIMGLIGPNGAGKTTLFNCITGYYPPSRGEVLFKGVRMNGLQPDRVCKLGMARTWQKVRPLAKMSVLDNVMVGALCRTRSLRVAREIAAEQIEVVGMGSKAAMLAGGLPIGERKKLEMARVLATAPELLLLDEVMGGLNQSESEEIIKLILDIKARGITQMVIEHDMKAIMRISDRVVVLNSGEKLTEGTPQEVVQNQAVIDAYLGQSHC; this comes from the coding sequence ATGGCGATACTGGAGATAAAGCATGTAAGCAAGTTTTTCGGCGGGCTGGCGGCAAACGCCGATGTCTCCTTCGAGGTGGCGGAAGGCTCCATCATGGGGCTCATCGGCCCGAACGGCGCGGGAAAGACCACCCTTTTCAACTGCATCACCGGCTATTATCCGCCATCCCGCGGCGAAGTCCTCTTCAAGGGGGTGAGGATGAACGGGCTGCAGCCCGACCGGGTCTGCAAGCTCGGCATGGCGCGCACCTGGCAGAAGGTGCGCCCCCTGGCGAAGATGAGTGTGCTCGACAACGTGATGGTGGGAGCGCTGTGCCGCACGCGGTCGTTGAGGGTGGCGCGGGAGATAGCCGCAGAGCAGATCGAGGTCGTCGGGATGGGGTCCAAGGCGGCGATGCTGGCAGGGGGGCTCCCGATCGGCGAGCGAAAGAAGCTGGAGATGGCGCGCGTGCTGGCGACCGCGCCGGAGCTGCTGCTGCTGGACGAAGTAATGGGGGGGCTGAACCAGTCCGAGAGTGAGGAGATCATCAAGCTGATCCTCGACATCAAGGCACGCGGCATCACCCAGATGGTGATCGAGCACGACATGAAGGCGATCATGCGCATTTCCGACCGGGTGGTGGTGCTGAACTCGGGGGAGAAGCTCACCGAGGGAACGCCCCAGGAAGTGGTGCAGAACCAGGCGGTCATCGACGCGTATCTGGGGCAGAGTCACTGCTAG
- a CDS encoding endonuclease domain-containing protein: MKPPSDLQPLATRLRTNSTDAERLLWKYLRDSQIEGVQFRRQQVIEKYIVDFVAFAHKLVIEVDGGQHADNALYDQRRDEYLQANGFTVLRFWDCDVMKNIEGVVEVIRLYCLRSASPTT; encoded by the coding sequence ATGAAACCACCGAGCGATCTACAGCCTCTTGCCACCAGACTCCGCACCAACAGCACGGATGCGGAGCGCCTTCTGTGGAAATATTTGCGCGACAGTCAGATCGAGGGCGTGCAGTTCCGCCGACAACAGGTGATTGAGAAATACATCGTCGACTTCGTAGCCTTCGCTCACAAGCTCGTCATCGAGGTTGATGGCGGACAACATGCAGACAATGCCTTATACGACCAGCGCAGGGATGAATACCTGCAGGCGAATGGCTTCACGGTGCTGCGTTTCTGGGATTGTGACGTTATGAAAAATATTGAGGGTGTTGTTGAGGTAATAAGGCTCTACTGCCTTCGATCCGCCTCCCCCACCACCTAA
- a CDS encoding ABC transporter ATP-binding protein: MLTIENLNFSYDDLKVLWDVNLEVKEGEIVTVVGSNGAGKSTTLKNISGIVRPNSGSVRFKGAEIGKLESHQVVEAGIVQVPEGRRIFPEMTVRENLRMGSFIKGARGDREKNMERVFSLFPRLKEREKQLGGTMSGGEQQMLAIGRGLMANPELLLLDEPSLGLSPLLVGNIFEIIKEINRQGVTVLLVEQNVHQSLRIAHRGYVLETGRVVLTGKGEELLDDPHVKKAFLGM; encoded by the coding sequence ATGCTAACAATCGAGAACCTGAACTTCAGCTACGACGATCTCAAGGTGCTGTGGGACGTGAACCTTGAGGTCAAGGAGGGGGAAATCGTCACCGTCGTCGGCTCCAACGGCGCCGGCAAATCGACCACCCTCAAGAACATCTCCGGCATCGTCCGCCCCAATTCCGGCTCCGTCAGATTCAAGGGTGCAGAGATAGGGAAGCTCGAGTCGCACCAGGTCGTGGAGGCGGGAATAGTCCAGGTGCCGGAAGGGAGACGTATCTTCCCGGAGATGACCGTTCGCGAGAACCTCCGCATGGGGTCCTTCATCAAGGGAGCACGCGGCGACCGCGAGAAAAACATGGAGCGCGTCTTCTCCCTCTTCCCGCGCCTGAAAGAGCGGGAAAAGCAGCTCGGCGGCACGATGTCGGGAGGGGAGCAGCAGATGCTCGCCATCGGGCGCGGCCTCATGGCCAATCCGGAGCTCCTGCTGCTGGACGAGCCGTCACTCGGCCTCTCCCCCCTGCTGGTCGGGAACATCTTCGAAATCATCAAGGAGATCAATCGGCAAGGGGTGACCGTACTTCTCGTCGAGCAGAATGTGCACCAGTCGCTGCGCATCGCCCACCGCGGTTACGTCCTCGAAACAGGGCGGGTGGTGCTGACCGGAAAAGGCGAGGAACTTCTCGACGATCCGCACGTCAAAAAGGCCTTTCTGGGGATGTAG
- a CDS encoding CBS domain-containing protein yields MTTVDNWMTRNPITIDTDTSVMEAMHLMTEHNIRRLPVMQKGKIAGILTEEMVKAFSPSPATSLDAYELHYILSKTPVSKAMNPKPCRVALGTPLTEAAELLHDLKLNGVLVVDEKDNLVGILTITNALEALIAICKDPGHFCSIVAP; encoded by the coding sequence ATGACGACCGTTGACAACTGGATGACCAGGAATCCGATCACCATCGACACCGACACAAGCGTCATGGAGGCGATGCACCTCATGACCGAGCACAACATCAGGCGCCTCCCGGTCATGCAAAAGGGGAAGATTGCGGGGATATTGACAGAGGAAATGGTGAAGGCGTTCTCCCCGAGCCCGGCGACCTCCCTCGACGCCTACGAACTGCACTATATCCTCTCGAAGACGCCGGTATCGAAGGCGATGAATCCGAAGCCATGCCGGGTGGCGCTCGGCACCCCCCTCACGGAGGCGGCGGAACTGCTCCATGACCTGAAGCTAAACGGCGTCCTGGTGGTCGACGAGAAGGACAACCTGGTGGGGATCCTGACCATAACCAACGCGCTGGAGGCGCTCATCGCCATCTGCAAGGACCCCGGCCACTTCTGCAGCATCGTCGCCCCCTGA
- a CDS encoding PP2C family protein-serine/threonine phosphatase, which produces MQYAARTDRGTVREKNEDYVLADRERSIFFLADGMGGVPGGEIASSVAVESAHRVLAEKLSATPDSEVPRLLAEAFAAAHSAVFKRGLEEPRLEGLGTTLDILLFRDSVAWCCHVGDGRIYLLGENGEERLSIDDNYASALIRKGATDEMVPGWARHVLTQAVGVAEELYPEIREREVGEGDILLMCSDGLTGTVPDSLIGAIVRDFRDDLETAADRLVAAALERGGSDNISVLLVSTRPDITLEKPALPLLQ; this is translated from the coding sequence ATGCAGTACGCGGCGAGGACGGACAGGGGGACTGTGCGGGAGAAGAACGAGGACTATGTCCTGGCCGACCGCGAGCGCTCGATCTTTTTTCTGGCCGACGGCATGGGCGGGGTGCCCGGAGGGGAGATTGCCAGTAGCGTGGCGGTCGAGTCTGCCCACCGGGTCCTGGCCGAGAAGCTCTCGGCGACACCCGATTCGGAGGTGCCGAGGCTCCTCGCCGAGGCTTTCGCCGCCGCTCACTCCGCCGTCTTCAAGCGGGGACTGGAAGAGCCGCGCCTCGAGGGGCTGGGCACCACCCTCGATATTCTCCTCTTCCGCGACAGCGTTGCCTGGTGCTGCCATGTCGGCGACGGCAGGATATACCTCCTCGGTGAGAATGGGGAAGAGAGGCTCTCCATCGATGACAATTACGCGTCCGCCCTGATCCGCAAAGGGGCGACGGACGAAATGGTGCCGGGGTGGGCGCGCCATGTCCTCACCCAGGCTGTCGGTGTCGCCGAGGAGCTGTACCCCGAGATCCGGGAACGGGAAGTAGGGGAGGGTGATATCCTCCTCATGTGCAGCGACGGGCTTACCGGCACCGTGCCCGATTCCCTCATAGGCGCGATAGTGCGCGATTTTCGGGATGATCTTGAAACCGCCGCCGACAGGCTCGTTGCCGCCGCCCTGGAGCGCGGAGGAAGCGATAATATTTCCGTCCTCCTGGTCTCCACCCGCCCCGACATCACACTCGAGAAGCCCGCTCTTCCTCTCCTGCAGTAG
- a CDS encoding DUF72 domain-containing protein, with protein sequence MDLYVGTSGYSYSAWKGIFYPSDLPARRMLNYYGEHFRTVEINNTFHRMPKTALLEGWAAEVPDRFTFALKAPQRITHFQRLRDVGETLSWFLDVAAVLDQRLGPILFQLPPNLKKDLPLLCDFLCNLPKRYRVAFELRDLSWFTDDVVSALRGHGAAVCHADTDDGARLPLVATADFGYLRLRRKEYSDAELEGWLKRLRNYQWQSAFIYFKHEDEATGVRFAKRFLELAA encoded by the coding sequence ATGGATCTTTACGTCGGGACCAGCGGCTACTCATACAGCGCCTGGAAAGGGATCTTCTATCCTTCGGACCTTCCTGCCCGGCGCATGCTCAATTACTACGGCGAGCACTTCCGCACGGTGGAGATCAACAACACCTTCCACCGCATGCCCAAGACCGCGCTCCTTGAGGGGTGGGCGGCGGAGGTCCCCGACCGTTTCACCTTTGCGCTGAAGGCCCCCCAGAGAATCACCCACTTCCAGCGCCTGCGGGACGTCGGCGAAACCCTTTCCTGGTTTCTCGATGTGGCGGCGGTTCTGGACCAGCGCCTCGGTCCGATTCTCTTTCAGCTCCCTCCAAACCTGAAGAAGGACCTGCCACTGCTATGCGACTTCCTGTGCAATTTGCCGAAGCGGTACAGGGTCGCCTTCGAGTTGCGTGACCTCTCGTGGTTCACCGACGATGTCGTTTCCGCTTTGCGCGGACACGGGGCAGCGGTATGCCATGCCGACACGGACGATGGGGCGCGGCTGCCCCTCGTTGCGACGGCAGACTTCGGTTACCTGCGCCTGCGCCGCAAGGAGTACAGCGACGCCGAACTGGAAGGGTGGCTGAAGCGGCTTCGCAACTACCAGTGGCAGAGCGCCTTCATCTACTTCAAGCACGAGGACGAAGCGACCGGGGTGCGGTTCGCGAAGCGCTTCCTCGAACTGGCGGCCTAG
- the tal gene encoding transaldolase — MKDNPLSRLRTFGQSVWLDYLHRDLLDSGELARLIEEDGLGGVTSNPAIFEKAIGESSTYDAAIVELAQEGRDAGDIYEALAVQDIRRTADLFRPLYDSLKGADGFVSLEVSPHLAYDSVGTVAEARRLWESVARPNVLIKVPGTRQGLDAIRQLVSEGININVTLLFGLPRYREVTEAFIAGLETRRSRGQHLEVSSVASFFLSRIDVLVDQALERKIAEGGDRAETAAMLQGQTAIACAKMAYQIFREAFHSDRFRELASAGARPQRVLWASTGTKNPAYSDVKYVEPLVGADTVNTMPMETLVAYRDHGNPAPLLEEGMDDARAVLDRLPQVGINLDSVTAQLEEEGVVKFVQPFDKLMRTIDKKGVPASAQG; from the coding sequence ATGAAGGATAATCCTCTTTCCAGGCTTCGCACTTTCGGTCAGAGCGTGTGGCTCGACTACCTGCACCGCGACCTGCTGGACTCCGGGGAGCTCGCAAGGCTCATCGAGGAGGACGGGCTCGGGGGTGTGACCTCCAATCCGGCCATTTTCGAGAAGGCGATCGGGGAAAGCAGCACCTATGACGCGGCAATCGTTGAACTCGCCCAGGAAGGGAGAGATGCGGGGGATATCTATGAGGCACTGGCGGTGCAGGACATCCGCCGCACCGCGGACCTCTTCCGGCCGCTCTACGACTCCCTGAAGGGGGCGGACGGCTTTGTAAGTCTCGAGGTCTCGCCGCATCTGGCGTACGACAGCGTCGGCACCGTGGCCGAGGCGCGACGCCTCTGGGAGAGTGTGGCCCGCCCCAACGTGCTCATCAAGGTTCCTGGCACGAGGCAGGGGCTCGATGCGATACGGCAGCTCGTGAGCGAGGGGATAAATATCAATGTGACCCTCCTCTTCGGACTTCCCCGCTACCGCGAGGTGACAGAGGCCTTTATCGCCGGGTTGGAGACGCGGCGCAGCCGTGGCCAGCACCTCGAAGTGAGCTCGGTGGCGAGTTTCTTTTTGAGCCGCATAGACGTGTTGGTGGACCAGGCTCTGGAACGGAAGATCGCCGAAGGAGGAGACCGCGCCGAGACGGCGGCGATGCTGCAGGGGCAGACGGCAATCGCCTGCGCGAAGATGGCGTACCAGATCTTCCGGGAGGCGTTTCACTCTGACCGCTTTCGCGAGCTCGCTTCCGCAGGGGCGCGCCCACAGCGGGTGCTCTGGGCAAGTACCGGCACGAAGAACCCGGCCTACAGCGACGTGAAGTACGTGGAGCCGCTGGTGGGAGCGGATACGGTGAATACGATGCCGATGGAGACGCTCGTGGCGTACCGCGATCACGGAAATCCCGCCCCCCTTCTTGAGGAGGGTATGGACGATGCCCGCGCGGTGCTTGATCGACTGCCGCAAGTGGGGATAAATCTCGACTCCGTGACAGCCCAGCTGGAAGAGGAGGGTGTGGTGAAGTTTGTGCAGCCTTTCGACAAGCTCATGCGCACTATTGACAAGAAAGGAGTGCCCGCATCGGCACAGGGTTGA